A portion of the Psilocybe cubensis strain MGC-MH-2018 chromosome 10, whole genome shotgun sequence genome contains these proteins:
- a CDS encoding Multiple RNA-binding domain-containing protein 1, producing the protein MGYRLNILTIKGAFGIPLGFFSSEKTVLGFAVAIELAETEVTSVSMSRLIIKNLPVYVTPARLREHFEQKGGPGGTLTDVKVSSKSDGTSRRFGFVGFKSEAEAQKAQKWFDRTFIDSTRINVSFSEGAADAPRPRKRQRLDPSTSYSDSTTPSSVTKDQKSPMKSDKNREEFMKLMEKKKGPAWANEAATPVPIMPAEPTPSVVPAPEDAEAQGTMSDIEWMRQRMSAAVVDEVVEERVFEQDEEDGGKPVNAIESQKQGTQPATADASKPVDPTKETILQTARLFVRNLAFSCTDEELRELFEPFGQISQIHTPRDPTTKQHKGLAYVTFAKPTDALAAYEALDKRSFQGRLLHILAAVDRKGKPEVQEGEGHKKSLKEEKNQKRKAMAGQEFNWSMLYMNSDAVASSIAARMNIDKSEILNPESGDNAAVKLALAETHIIQETKSYLESQGVLLSAFSSKARSDTTILVKNIPYGTSEEQIREMFEPHGELARVLIPPAGTMAVVDFEKPDEAAKAFRAVAYRRLGNSVVYLEKGPLGMFIEGFVPPTKGTASAPTTTAAHAVRIPEQVGAADDTDDVEEPSIAGGSTLYVKNLAFSTTQERLVKVFSHLPSFSFARVQTKPDPKRPDGRLSMGYGFLGFKDPESAKKALKSVQGFVLDGHALHVSFAGRGAEEAEAEKKGKVDAGKSRTTKMIVKNVPFEATKKDMRDLFGAHGHLKSVRLPKKFDSRSRGFAFLEFVSRHEAENAYNTLRHTHFLGRHLVLEWAEEAEQDIEVLRKKAGVGYGGGKAMPGQKRKLDMGRNDEEDVEALE; encoded by the exons ATGGGTTATAGATTGAACATCCTCACAATAAAGGGCGCTTTTGGAATTCCTCTAGGATTTTTCTCGTCTGAGAAAACTGTTTTAGGTTTCGCGGTAGCCATTGAACTCGCCGAGACTGAGGTG ACGTCTGTGTCGATGTCTCGCCTCATTATCAAAAATTTACCGGTGTATGTGACGCCAGCGAGACTCCGGGAGCACTTTGAGCAGAAGGGAGGCCCAGGCGGGACCCTCACCGATGTGAAAGTCTCTTCAAAGTCAGATGGCACGTCAAGACGTTTTGGATTCGTTGGATTCAAGTCGGAGGCAGAAGCACAGAAGGCGCAGAAATGGTTTGACAGGACGTTTATTGATTCGACAAGAATTAATGTTAGCTTTTCTGAG GGTGCAGCAGACGCTCCTAGACCCCGGAAACGACAGCGCCTGGACCCCTCAACATCATACTCCGATTCCACTACTCCATCGTCAGTCACAAAAGACCAGAAGTCACCTATGAAGAGCGACAAGAACCGTGAGGAATTCATGAAACtcatggagaagaagaaagggccTGCATGGGCGAATGAGGCCGCTACTCCTGTTCCGATTATGCCAGCTGAGCCTACGCCTTCAGTTGTACCTGCCCCCGAAGATGCCGAGGCTCAAGGTACCATGTCAGACATAGAGTGGATGCGCCAGAGAATGTCTGCTGCTGTCGTTGACGAAGTTGTTGAGGAGAGAGTCTTTGAAcaagacgaagaggatggGGGAAAGCCTGTCAATGCAATTGAATCTCAAAAG CAGGGCACTCAACCTGCGACCGCCGATGCTTCTAAACCCGTTGACCCAACTAAAGAAACTATTCTCCAGACAGCGCGACTTTTTGTCCGTAACTTGGCTTTTTCATGTACTGACGAAGAGCTTAGAGAGCTATTCGAACCCTTTGGACAAATATCTCAG ATACACACTCCTCGCGACCCAACTACGAAGCAGCATAAAGGACTCGCTTATGTCACTTTCGCTAAACCCACTGATGCCCTAGCCGCCTACGAGGCTCTTGACAAGAGATCGTTCCAGGGGCGTCTGCTCCACATCCTTGCGGCTGTTGATAGGAAGGGAAAGCCAGAGGTACAAGAGGGTGAAGGTCATAAAAAGAGTTtaaaggaagagaaaaaccagaagaggaaggcgaTGGCGGGACAGGAGTTTAACTGGAGCATGTTGTACATGAAT AGTGATGCTGTTGCTTCTTCAATCGCCGCACGAATGAATATCGATAAATCGGAGATCTTGAATCCAGAAAGTGGGGATAATGCCGCTGTGAAGCTGGCTCTCGCCGAAACACATATCATCCAGGAAACAAAGTCGTACCTCGAGTCTCAAGGTGTATTGCTATCTGCATTCAGTTCTAAAGCACGTTCAGATACGACGATCCTGGTCAAGAACATTCCTTACGGGACGTCTGAAGAGCAGATTAGAGAGATGTTTGAGCCTCATGGCGAACTTGCCCGCGTGCTGATTCCTCCTGCTGGGACGATGGCCGTGGTGGACTTTGAGAAACCGGATGAGGCGGCGAAAGCATTCAGGGCGGTTGCGTATAGACGGCTCGGGAACTCGGTGGTGTATCTCGAGAAAGGCCCGCTAGGGATGTTCATAGAGGGATTCGTGCCACCTACCAAAGGCACAGCATCGGCACCTACGACAACAGCTGCACACGCCGTGCGCATTCCAGAACAAGTGGGAGCAGCAGACGATACGGACGATGTGGAAGAACCGTCGATCGCAGGCGGGTCAACGTTGTACGTCAAGAACTTGGCATTCTCCACGACGCAGGAACGGCTCGTAAAGGTGTTTTCACATCTGCCTTCGTTCTCCTTTGCGCGGGTGCAGACAAAGCCGGATCCCAAACGGCCGGATGGGCGTCTCAGCATGGGATATGGGTTCTTGGGCTTCAAGGATCCCGAGAGCGCCAAGAAGGCTCTTAAGAGTGTACAAGGGTTTGTGCTAGATGGTCATGCGCTGCATGTCTCCTTCGCTGGTAGAGGTGCGGaagaggctgaggctgaaAAGAAAGGCAAGGTCGATGCAGGGAAGAgcaggacgacgaagatgattgTGAAGAATGTGCCATTCGAGGCGACGAAGAAGGACATGCGGGATCTGTTTGG TGCTCATGGTCATCTCAAATCTGTGCGCCTTCCGAAGAAATTCGACTCGCGCTCACGCGGCTTTGCATTCCTCGAGTTTGTGTCACGGCATGAAGCTGAGAATGCGTACAATACGCTTCGTCATACCCATTTCCTCGGACGACATTTGGTTCTGGAGTGGGCCGAGGAGGCAGAGCAGGACATCGAGGTGCTCAGGAAGAAAGCTGGTGTTGGCTATGGCGGTGGAAAGGCCATGCCTGGACAAAAGCGCAAACTGGATATGGGTAGGaacgacgaggaggatgtcgAAGCGTTGGAGTAG
- a CDS encoding Prefoldin subunit 3, whose translation MISFRKLSKYRFMDSSLTQRRASLEQKIPDIRKTLDMVEYLQERREGKSKAKDDEDDLDDLDDEEEGDAAKPLTTTFELNDTLYAEAELEDTDTVYLWLGANVMLSYKIPAAITLLKSKLDAAQTSLDNTIEDLEFLREQLTIMEVNTARLYNWDVKRRREKREREQKAVTATSTVVTK comes from the exons ATGATTTCCTTCCGGAAGCTCAGCAAGTACCGATTCATGGACTCCAGCCTAACCCAGCGACGCGCGAGCCTTGAGCAGAAAATCCCGGATATTCGCAAGACGTTGGACATGGTTGAATATCTTCAAGAACGAAGA GAGGGCAAAAGTAAAGCcaaagacgacgaggacgacctCGACGatcttgatgatgaagaagagggcgATGCTGCGAAACCTCTTACCACGACATTCGAGCTAAACGACACGTTATACGCTGAAGCTGAGCTCGAAGATACGGATACTGTATATCTATGGCTAGGG GCCAACGTCATGCTGTCCTACAAAATTCCAGCAGCCATCACTCTATTAAAGTCCAAACTAGACGCTGCACAGACAAGTCTGGACAACACGATCGAAGACCTCGAATTTCTACGAGAGCAACTCACGATCATGGAAGTCAATACCGCGCGCCTTTACAACTGGGACGTCAAGCGCAGACGGGAGAAGCGCGAAAGGGAACAAAAAGCTGTAACTGCAACTTCCACTGTAGTCACAAAATGA
- a CDS encoding MFS sugar transporter, whose product MTTLDDTTSKTRGNASDDIHDEKSPIDMAEKDSHTTYSSTENLYQDDALEPVYYAKTLILNRAIEEIGMGKYQYMLFLVSGFGWFADSVWPLITGLILTPVVDEFGFNPPFLSLAVNAGLLVGAVFWGLGCDVWGRRWCFNITLLLAGVFGLAAGGASNFITLASLLAVMGVGVGGNLPIDSAVFLDFVPASRQFLLTFMSIFWCLGQLVVNLLAWPLIANFSCPVATPTSPPCTRSANMGWRYLLFTLGGLTLLLWAIRFFVFELAESPRYLIGKGRDAEAVMIIHKIAAYNGTTSTLTVDQLAAVGGGEFSDKQQETKAEGKKLSLTRTSDFTLGHIKSLFRTRKIAYSTSLLISVWGIIGLASTLYNNFLSFLLNSKGAHFDDATLNITYRNSFILSVVGIPAAFFATWLVEIPQLGRRGALAVSAALTGAFLFATTTARTSNALLGWNCGYSFFSNVMYGILYAISPEIFPGKDRGTGNGLTAAATRVFGLIAPIIALYADITTSVPVYIAGALIIFSGSLALLIPYEPRGKAAM is encoded by the exons ATGACGACCCTCGACGATACAACCTCCAAGACAAGGGGTAACGCCTCTGACGACATCCATGATGAAAAATCCCCAATCGATATGGCAGAAAAAGATTCACATACGACGTACAGCTCTACTGAGAATTTGTACCAAGATGACGCTTTGGAGCCAGTGTATTATGCCAAAACGTTGATTCTGAACCGGGCAATTGAAGAGATTGGGATGGGCAAATATCAG TACATGCTATTCCTCGTATCCGGCTTCGGGTGGTTTGC CGATAGCGTATGGCCG CTAATAACAGGCCTGATCTTGACACCCGTAGTCGACGAGTTCGGATTCAATCCCCCATTCCTCAGTCTTGCTGTAAACGCAGGCCTTCTTGTGGGGGCTGTATTCTGGGGTCTAGGTTGCGACGTTTGGGGAAGACG ATGGTGCTTCAACATTACATTGCTCCTTGCTGGTGTATTCGGTCTAGCCGCAGGAGGCGCGTCGAATTTTATCACCTTGGCGTCGTTGCTCGCCGTCATGGGCGTAGGAGTTGGAG GTAATCTACCTATAGATTCAGCGGTCTTTTTAG ACTTCGTTCCTGCATCCCGCCAATTCCTCCTCACATTCATGTCCATATTCTGGTGCCTCGGACAGCTCGTCGTCAACCTT CTCGCCTGGCCACTCATAGCAAACTTTTCTTGCCCCGTGGCAACGCCCACATCTCCACCATGTACCCGTTCAGCTAACATGGGCTGGCGCTATTTGCTTTTCACCCTCGGTGGGctcaccctcctcctctgggCCATTCGTTTTTTCGTCTTCGAGCTCGCTGAAAGTCCACGGTACCTCATCGGCAAAGGACGTGATGCGGAGGCAGTGATGATCATACACAAGATAGCTGCGTATAACGGCACAACGAGCACATTGACCGTCGACCAACTTGCGGCTGTCGGTGGCGGGGAGTTCTCCGACAAACAACAGGAAACGAAGGCTGAAGGTAAAAAGTTGTCGTTGACCCGCACTTCCGACTTTACTCTGGGACATATCAAATCTCTATTCCGGACGAGGAAAATTGCTTATTCTACATCTCTGTTGATATCCGTATGGG GTATAATTGGCCTTGCTTCGACTTTGTACAACAATTTCCTATCTTTCCT ATTGAACAGCAAAGGGGCACATTTCGACGATGCAACCCTCAACATCACTTATCGCAAC TCCTTCATTTTGAGTGTCGTAGGTATCCCCGCTGCGTTCTTCGCCACATGGCTCGTCGAGATCCCCCAACTGGGACGACGAGGTGCCTTGGCCGTATCCGCAG CTCTTACTGGTGCCTTCCTCTTCGCCACCACCACTGCACGAACCTCGAACGCACTTTTGGGGTGGAACTGTGGTTACTCATTCTTCAGCAAC GTCATGTACGGTATTCTGTATGCCATCTCCCCCGAGATCTTCCCTGGCAAAGATCGAGGCACAGGCAACGGTCtgacagcagcagcgacCAGAGTGTTCGGGCTCATC GCACCCATCATCGCATTGTACGCCGATATTACAACATCCGTCCCTGTGTACATCGCAGGAGCTTTGATCATCTTCTCTGGATCTCTGGCTCTATTGATCCCATACGAACCTCGAGGCAAAGCTGCCATGTAA
- a CDS encoding Telobox protein 1: MRLGLMEIIVAWSPSKEGSQSPSQLLPLQRAQTYASFLTQNSSYSQHIQLRRERGLVVDRQTHAGYFKPGIKGLNQHPDLEGRRKQHRNTYVHGTAAPKPGSSNEDSLALLPPSEQAKEQTRRAVIVGEEEEEEGASYGGDTVRPHAGNGQSSPGPPAPGLPSTSTFSFKAPFPVSPVSAANVTALKHRRVSLASPSSPRIVKPWSFRDEMGLQPQASEDASVTTAAGKATSANTAASSPLAGSPSETTTPPTDGLPEKKGKMRKIDPTQNSDDSALVLEKKPRKKWSSEETQMLVDGCNKKHYPNARTHLSSKIRSTFADGTSLFEKTRSKRRRPFTEAEDRALKAGYEKHGTTWATIVKDPIFQEQNRRSTDLRDRFRNAFPMLYQAAGYKPRTAAASKKRDKDNLDGAPQVMRAADDQLATAGPVRSRRRAHTSQGLLRGGTKSVPQSTACSEDEDSSGGEEESESSRRVFKTPPLPVFVDGNHDFRAGSKMKRPVKGTTSVSAPVISTSGSASSNTTAPSTTTSAPVSQPTEYNDGPEDEDMDLVLVDTDPLNIPDFLPNHTHSDMETWSSGLNTPTHSSTAAWSTAAASPTSSHVSDFFLTGNATSNSASSASSPFIHRRTDIPGSHNMGNMIGKSAWGTNDWFSPNPRLDSGNGGNASSSASSSSYIDASSFSPASPFSFHPHLNHDVLDRYDLFPPYMPDSNSSEVGHGDAHTTFSGEFGLGLGLGGASGTSKGYHSQIAGDLISGGARMHQQPSSFAAAFLPLSLSSGAAYGGAGAGFGGAGQNGEISGLGLEGIHPMQLHGHGHGHGHSHSTSLAAIDELGLTGISLNDRVDSSSGASTASGNGGDAMDDGRRDGVGGAGTGNNDDEQDAVMMEMAFGIPHSPEKAQLQQQQQQQQMRSLQEEEEANSVDLDNSLSSDSFGLDDLVDMNELHTTPPATPVLTQPRPMRRASGTMMHSFDSPLTGGGGGGGGHHARSISVPPSEARNVFLGGGIPMSMDDVGLHSMHAPVDLQQQQLAESARTLHAFFNPHLSSPVSGNGHGHGLIAQQRHKASEPMRLANSTGSMQPPMSPVLRQQQNGSVQQQIQQQQQQQQQQQQQHHQQQQQHHQQQQQQQQATGSVYTNNLLSPSSPSILSPSSNSASAAAAHQEHGIGIGHSVHMNMNEQNLNNEIWRNVFPYNLSFLDLHTDYTHAPGHHHSQYGALNNHHGLGGGLDVTLEDYSEARQGLALDLAQTAVSSSSSLFGANGAGFGSFNMNLGASLRGFNPSPVGTIRQRGMGREKTPIPARFVAPSQTVSTVNGELSELGIVGATVDGHGGAEDGGGGSNKDGTIRSRKQPHRSGNGTLGRSMSHHRGQSQSAVCPQDLMLRSDNKRKRASWDGGIA; encoded by the exons ATGAGGCTTGGACTGATGGAGATTATTGTCGCGTGGTCGCCGAGTAAGGAAGGGAGTCAGTCCCCTTCTCAACTGCTACCACTACAACGTGCCCAAACATACGCCTCTTTCCTCACCCAAAACTCGTCCTATTCTCAACATATCCAGCTGCGGCGCGAACGTGGACTCGTAGTTGACAGACAGACACACGCTGGCTATTTCAAACCCGGAATCAAGGGTCTGAATCAGCACCCAGACTTGGAAGGAAGGAGGAAACAGCACAGAAATACATACGTACACGGCACCGCCGCACCCAAGCCTGGCAGCAGCAACGAGGACTCTCTTGCTCT GCTCCCCCCGAGCGAGCAAGCAAAGGAACAAACAAGGCGGGCTGTAATTgtgggagaagaagaagaagaagaaggcgcgAGTTATGGCGGCGA CACGGTGAGACCGCATGCGGGAAACGGACAGTCGTCGCCTGGGCCCCCTGCACCGGGCCTgccgtcgacgtcgacgttcTCGTTCAAGGCCCCGTTCCCTGTGTCCCCTGTGTCGGCGGCCAATGTGACGGCGCTGAAGCACCGCCGGGTGTCGCTGGCCTCGCCCTCGTCGCCTCGTATTGTCAAGCCATGGAGCTTCAGAGACGAAATGGGGTTACAGCCACAGGCTTCGGAGGATGCGAGTGTTACGACGGCGGCGGGGAAGGCTACGTCAGCTAATACCGCTGCGAGTTCGCCGTTGGCAGGATCACCTTCAGAGACGACGACGCCGCCCACCGACGGGCTGCCGGAGAAGAAGGGCAAGATGCGGAAGATTGACCCGACGCAGAACAGCGACGACTCGGCTTTGGTTCTGGAGAAGAAACCTAGGAAGAAATGGTCTTCGGAGGAGACGCAGATGCTGGTTGACGGGTGCAATAAG AAACACTACCCGAATGCACGCACACACCTTTCCAGCAAGATTCGTTCGACCTTTGCGGATGGAACCTCCCTCTTCGAGAAAACACGCAGTAAGCGGAGGAGGCCATTCACAGAGGCGGAGGACCGCGCACTGAAGGCAGGCTATGAGAAACACGGCACGACGTGGGCGACGATTGTCAAAGACCCGATCTTCCAGGAGCAGAACCGGCGCTCGACAGATCTGCGTGACCGGTTCCGCAATGCTTTCCCGATGCTCTATCAAGCGGCGGGGTACAAACCGCGCACGGCGGCAGCGAGCAAGAAGCGGGATAAGGATAATTTGGATGGTGCGCCGCAGGTTATGAGGGCGGCCGATGATCAGCTGGCGACCGCTGGACCGGTGAGGAGTCGAAGGAGGGCGCATACGAGTCAGGGGCTCCTGAGAGGCGGTACGAAGAGTGTCCCACAGAGCACGGCGTGTtcggaggatgaggacaGTTCgggaggggaggaggagagcgaGAGCTCGCGAAGGGTGTTTAAGACTCCACCGTTGCCAGTGTTTGTGGATGGAAATCATGATTTTAGGGCGGGGTCGAAGATGAAAAGGCCCGTGAAGGGTACTACGTCTGTCAGTGCGCCGGTGATTTCGACTTCGGGGTCTGCTTCTTCAAATACAACTGCCCCATCGACTACTACGTCGGCTCCTGTCTCCCAACCGACTGAATACAATGATGGAcctgaggatgaggacatGGATCTCGTGCTCGTCGATACGGACCCGCTGAACATCCCCGACTTCCTCCCGAATCATACACATTCCGACATGGAGACCTGGTCGTCTGGACTCAACACTCCAACTCACTCGTCTACAGCTGCATGGTCCACAGCCGCTGCGTCACCGACTTCTAGCCACGTCTCAGACTTTTTCTTGACCGGCAATGCCACGAGCAACAGTGCATCAAGCGCCTCGTCACCTTTCATCCACAGACGTACTGACATTCCCGGCTCGCACAACATGGGAAACATGATCGGGAAGAGCGCTTGGGGCACCAACGACTGGTTCTCGCCTAATCCGCGGCTGGACAGCGGAAACGGCGGGAACGCAAGCAGCAGcgcctcgtcatcgtcgtaCATCGACGCCTCGAGCTTCTCGCCCGCCTCGCCATTCTCCTTCCACCCGCATCTGAACCACGACGTGCTCGACCGGTACGACCTCTTCCCACCGTACATGCCCGACAGCAACTCGTCGGAGGTGGGGCACGGCGACGCGCACACGACGTTTTCGGGCGAGTTTGGGCTCGGGCTGGGCCTGGGCGGTGCGAGCGGCACGTCGAAGGGGTACCATTCGCAGATTGCGGGCGACCTCATCTCGGGCGGCGCGCGTATGCACCAGCAGCCGTCGTCGTTCGCCGCCGCGTTTCTCCCGCTGTCGCTCTCGTCGGGGGCGGCATATGGGGGTGCTGGGGCTGGGTTCGGCGGCGCGGGGCAGAACGGGGAGATTTCAGGGTTGGGGCTGGAGGGTATTCATCCGATGCAGTtgcatggacatggacatggacacgGGCATTCGCACTCGACGAGTTTGGCGGCGATTGATGAGCTTGGGCTGACGGGTATTTCGTTGAACGACCGTGTGGATTCGAGCTCCGGTGCGTCGACTGCGTCTGGAAATGGGGGCGATGCGATGGATGATGGAAGGAGAGATGGGGTCGGAGGTGCAGGTACTGGGAATAACGATGACGAGCAAGATGCTGTTATGATGGAGATGGCGTTTGGGATCCCGCATTCACCGGAAAAGGCACAacttcagcagcagcagcagcagcagcagatgaGGAGTCTccaggaagaggaggaggctaATTCGGTTGATTTGGACAACTCGCTCAGCTCGGATTCGTTTGGGCTGGATGATCTTGTGGATATGAATGAGCTCCATACAACGCCACCAGCCACACCCGTGTTGACGCAGCCGCGGCCGATGAGGCGGGCCTCTGGGACGATGATGCACAGTTTCGATAGCCCACTTACaggaggcggtggtggtggtggtggacaTCACGCAAGATCCATCTCCGTCCCACCCTCTGAGGCGCGAAACGTGTTTCTCGGCGGCGGAATACCGATGTCGATGGACGATGTCGGCCTGCACAGTATGCATGCCCCCGTAGATCTGCAGCAACAACAGTTGGCCGAGTCTGCACGGACGCTGCACGCGTTTTTCAACCCGCATCTGTCGTCTCCTGTCAGTGGCAACggccatggacatggacttATCGCGCAACAGAGGCATAAGGCGTCGGAGCCGATGAGGTTGGCCAATAGCACTGGTTCGATGCAGCCGCCCATGTCGCCGGTTCTGCGACAGCAGCAGAATGGTAGTGTTCAGCAGCAgattcaacaacaacagcaacaacaacagcagcagcaacaacaacatcatcagcaacagcaacaacatcatcagcaacagcaacagcaacaacaggctACGGGTTCTGTGTATACGAACAACCTCCTTTCGCCATCGTCCCCGTCAATTCTTTCGCCATCATCAAATTCTGcatccgccgccgccgctcaTCAAGAGCatggcattggcattggccaCTCCGTCCATATGAATATGAACGAACAGAACCTCAATAACGAAATATGGCGGAATGTCTTCCCATACAACTTATCGTTCCTAGATCTGCACACGGATTACACGCATGCCCCGGGCCATCATCATTCTCAGTACGGTGCGCTGAACAACCACCATGGCTTAGGCGGTGGGCTAGATGTGACGCTAGAGGATTATTCAGAAGCAAGACAAGGTCTAGCGTTAGATCTGGCTCAAACGGCTgtgtcgtcctcgtcgtctctGTTCGGTGCTAACGGTGCCGGCTTTGGAAGCTTCAATATGAACCTGGGCGCGTCGCTGAGAGGGTTCAACCCCTCCCCTGTGGGAACGATCAGGCAGCGCGGTATGGGTAGGGAGAAAACGCCGATCCCTGCACGGTTCGTGGCGCCTTCGCAGACGGTGTCCACTGTAAACGGGGAGCTCAGCGAGTTGGGGATCGTAGGTGCGACTGTTGATGGGCACGGTGGTGCCGAGGATGGTGGAGGGGGTTCGAACAAGGACGGGACTATTAGGAGTCGTAAACAACCACACCGCTCGGGAAATGGGACTCTTGGGAGATCAATGAGCCATCATAGGGgccagagccagagcgcTGTCTGTCCACAGGACCTCATGCTTCGCAGCGACAATAAGAGAAAGAGGGCGAGTTGGGATGGAGGTATAGCTTGA
- a CDS encoding putative 26S proteasome regulatory subunit rpn9: MAQPTAAQPPKLVLEDFISGALAHTPAELHPFFESFKTLYTRKLWHQLTLKLFEFFDHPSSGPFRQRVFELFVRDFESKLNQLRLAEMAVKVAGVIDAPQNFLTALLSRIDKETAPEAHVILLTAIAKAKLLFGDQQGTKTDIDAAQKILDSLDSVENSVNAAYYRVAADYFKDVVDYQMKGDFASYYKNSLLYLACVDIEKDMSPQERLERAHDLSLSALLADTIYNFGELLQHPILDSLDGTNHAWLKKLLFTFNEGSIGKYEALVPLFASKPPLAQNIAFLQQKICLMALIESAFRRQGNNRTMSFKTIAEETHLPIEDVEFLVMRALSLKLIKGSIDEVDQKVLITWVQPRVLSREQIAGLSNRIGEWVDKLNKVATRLASEVPQTA, translated from the exons AGCGGAGCTGCATCCGTTCTTTGAGTCGTTCAAGACTCTGTACACACGGAA ACTATGGCATCAGCTTACACTGAAGCTCTTCGAATTCTTCGACCATCCGTCATCGGGACCTTTCCGACAGCGAGTGTTTGAGTTGTTTGTAAGGGATTTCGAGTCGAAACTGAACCAGCTACGGTTGGCGGAGATGGCTGTTAAAGTAGCGGGTGTGATCGACG CGCCCCAGAACTTCCTCACTGCGCTCCTCTCGCGGATCGACAAGGAGACAGCACCTGAAGCGCACGTCATCTTGCTCACCGCGATCGCAAAAGCGAAGCTACTGTTTGGGGACCAGCAGGGAACGAAGACGGACATCGACGCGGCGCAGAAAATTCTAGACAGCCTAGATAGCGTGGAGAATAGCGTGAACGCGGCGTACTACCGTGTCGCGGCGGATTATTTCAAG GATGTCGTCGATTATCAGATGAAGGGTGACTTTGCGTCGTATTACAAGAACTCACTGCTTTACCTTGCGTGTGTCGATATTGAGAAGGATATGTCGCCTCAGGAACGATTGGAGAGAGCGCATGACCTTAGCTTGTCGGCGCTGCTTGCAGATACCATTTATAACTTTGGTGAACTG CTTCAACACCCAATTTTGGATTCATTAGACGGCACAAATCACGCGTGGTTGAAGAAACTTTTGTTCACCTTCAATGAGGGCAGCATTGGGAAATACGAGGCCCTTGTTCCACTTTTCGCGAGCAAG CCACCCCTGGCGCAGAACATCGCGTTCCTACAACAAAAGATCTGCCTGATGGCGTTGATCGAATCTGCTTTCAGACGACAGGGAAATAACAGAACAATGTCATTCAAGACAATTGCTGAGGAGACACATTTGCCGATTGAGGACGTTGaatttttggttatgagAGCATTGAG TTTGAAACTTATCAAAGGTTCCATCGACGAGGTTGATCAGAAAGTACTCATCACTTGGGTACAGCCGCGGGTGCTGTCCCGGGAACAGATTGCTGGTTTGTCGAATAGGATCGGAGAGTGGGTTGACAAGTTGAACAAAGTCGCAACCAGACTTGCGTCTGAGGTGCCGCAGACGGCTTAG